A region of Desulfobacterales bacterium DNA encodes the following proteins:
- a CDS encoding virulence RhuM family protein translates to MSDQSNKIPEGGSQVVLYQTEDGQSRVQVRLENETVWLTQNLMAELYQTTKQNISLHIQNIYEEGEHTPEATVKKHLTVRQEGSRSVKRLLDYYNLDMIISVGYRVKSGVATRFRQWATERLREYLIKGFTLDDDRLKGRDRIADYFDELLARIREIRASEKRVYQRIREIFAMASDYREGEQETQAFFAVMQNKMHFAATGMTAAEIVRRRADANQANMGLTAWSGGRVLKRDVPTAKNYLDEKEIDTLNRIVVMYLDQAEFRAQRRQDIKMKDWTFFLDKFLRDTELPVLEGPGSVSHEDAVSWAEAQYDAFIERRRLDAEQGAEARYLDDLRISAEAFERGQKKPSSKRASPKIRGKRSGNERRTSNQTSKKHPASEK, encoded by the coding sequence ATGAGCGATCAGTCCAACAAGATTCCTGAAGGCGGTTCTCAAGTAGTCCTCTACCAGACGGAGGATGGGCAAAGTCGTGTCCAGGTGCGATTGGAGAACGAGACGGTCTGGCTGACGCAGAACCTGATGGCCGAATTGTATCAGACGACCAAACAGAACATCAGTCTCCATATCCAAAACATTTACGAAGAAGGCGAACATACCCCCGAGGCAACTGTCAAGAAACACTTGACAGTTCGACAGGAGGGCTCGAGGTCGGTTAAGCGGCTGCTCGACTATTACAACCTGGATATGATCATTTCCGTTGGCTACCGGGTCAAGTCCGGCGTTGCCACCAGGTTCCGCCAGTGGGCTACCGAACGCCTGCGGGAATACCTCATCAAAGGGTTCACGTTGGACGATGACCGCCTGAAGGGGCGTGACCGCATTGCGGATTACTTCGACGAATTGCTGGCGCGCATCCGCGAGATCCGGGCCAGCGAGAAGCGTGTCTATCAGCGTATCCGCGAGATTTTTGCAATGGCCTCCGACTATCGGGAAGGTGAACAGGAAACACAGGCATTCTTTGCCGTCATGCAGAACAAAATGCACTTTGCTGCCACCGGCATGACTGCGGCAGAGATCGTCCGCCGACGTGCCGATGCGAATCAGGCCAACATGGGTCTGACCGCATGGAGCGGCGGACGGGTATTGAAACGCGATGTGCCGACAGCCAAAAACTACCTGGACGAAAAGGAAATTGATACGCTCAACCGCATCGTGGTCATGTACCTGGATCAAGCCGAATTCCGCGCCCAGCGGCGACAGGACATCAAGATGAAAGATTGGACCTTCTTCCTGGACAAATTCCTGCGGGACACCGAACTGCCGGTGCTGGAGGGACCCGGTTCCGTGAGCCATGAAGATGCAGTTTCCTGGGCGGAGGCCCAGTACGATGCATTCATCGAAAGACGGCGATTGGATGCGGAGCAGGGTGCCGAGGCTCGTTATCTGGACGACCTGCGAATTTCGGCCGAGGCGTTTGAGAGAGGTCAAAAGAAGCCATCTTCCAAACGAGCATCGCCGAAGATTCGTGGCAAACGATCTGGCAATGAACGCCGAACAAGTAACCAAACAAGTAAAAAGCATCCGGCATCCGAGAAATGA
- a CDS encoding MFS transporter, whose protein sequence is MEQKNLSSDPLSSDYRPDKYRWVMPLTGNSWRLAFAFYGLLALAIAILWWFLSRDPEATESSTDIGMKSVFLKLIRVRNVQVAVVLGLLTFAVIHSFLGWLPKILENNGFSPTMAGYLSSIPLVLGILSVLTMPRIIPSHRRNTAIAVTALATLASIWMFFRFTGLIAFAGLFLYGIGSYTLFPLITLTLMDTPEVGSKYMGSAGGIFFCISEIGGFMAPLVIGMLVDWTGGFTATGYFMAVLCLAIFGLSFLIQGEHA, encoded by the coding sequence TTGGAACAGAAAAACCTTTCTTCCGACCCGTTGTCGTCTGATTACAGGCCCGATAAATACCGATGGGTCATGCCGCTGACCGGCAACAGCTGGCGGTTGGCGTTTGCTTTTTATGGGCTCCTTGCCCTTGCCATTGCTATTCTCTGGTGGTTTCTATCCAGAGACCCCGAAGCAACGGAAAGTTCAACGGATATCGGGATGAAGTCCGTTTTCCTGAAACTGATACGGGTCCGGAACGTGCAGGTCGCCGTTGTCTTGGGGCTGCTCACGTTTGCCGTCATTCACAGCTTCTTAGGCTGGCTTCCGAAAATCCTTGAGAACAACGGTTTTTCTCCGACGATGGCAGGTTATTTATCCTCGATTCCGCTCGTGTTAGGCATCCTTTCCGTACTGACAATGCCGCGAATCATTCCATCCCATAGAAGAAATACCGCCATTGCTGTAACGGCTCTCGCCACACTGGCGTCCATCTGGATGTTTTTCAGATTTACCGGCCTAATCGCATTTGCCGGGCTCTTTCTCTATGGCATCGGATCCTACACACTCTTTCCGTTAATAACGCTCACGCTGATGGATACCCCGGAAGTGGGATCAAAATACATGGGCTCCGCGGGAGGCATTTTCTTTTGCATATCTGAAATAGGCGGGTTCATGGCCCCGTTGGTAATCGGCATGCTGGTCGATTGGACCGGGGGCTTCACCGCAACGGGCTATTTCATGGCTGTCCTGTGCCTGGCTATTTTTGGCTTGAGCTTTCTGATTCAGGGTGAGCATGCGTAA